From Polaribacter butkevichii, a single genomic window includes:
- a CDS encoding cystathionine gamma-synthase, with amino-acid sequence MKFNTKTIHGGQQPEAATGAVVPPVFQTSTYAQSSLGSDQEYHYSRGSNPTRTALENSLASIESGTHGFAFSSGLAAIDCVLRTLNPGDEIIAGIDLYGGTYRMFTRLFEKYGLEFTYVDMDSVENVAKAITDKTKLVWLETPTNPLMKIADIQAISKAVKDVDSNILIAVDNTFATPYLQQPLNFGADIVMHSATKYLGGHSDIIMGALIVKDAKLAEDLHFIQFAAGAIAGPMDSFLALRGIKTLHLRMQRHCENAMVVARFLKEHSKVDAIYYPGLEDHPNHAIAKKQMKAFGGVVSFSLKDKSKEATFNFLENIKFFTLAESLGGVESMVNHSATMSHASMPEEERLKIGVTASLIRLSVGIEDVDDLLADLEQALNI; translated from the coding sequence ATGAAATTTAATACAAAAACCATTCACGGAGGTCAACAACCGGAAGCAGCAACGGGAGCAGTAGTGCCACCTGTTTTTCAAACATCTACCTATGCGCAATCTAGTTTGGGGTCAGACCAAGAATACCATTATTCTAGAGGGTCAAACCCTACAAGAACAGCGTTAGAAAATAGTTTGGCTTCCATAGAAAGCGGAACGCATGGTTTTGCATTTTCATCTGGTTTGGCAGCCATAGATTGTGTGTTAAGAACACTAAACCCTGGAGACGAAATTATTGCAGGAATCGATTTGTATGGCGGCACTTACAGAATGTTTACACGTTTGTTCGAAAAATACGGATTAGAATTTACCTATGTAGATATGGATTCTGTAGAAAATGTAGCGAAAGCAATTACAGACAAAACCAAATTAGTTTGGTTAGAAACACCAACAAATCCGTTAATGAAAATTGCAGACATTCAAGCAATTTCTAAAGCTGTAAAAGATGTAGATTCTAACATTTTAATTGCGGTAGATAATACTTTTGCAACACCTTATTTGCAGCAACCTTTAAATTTTGGAGCCGATATTGTAATGCATTCTGCTACTAAATATTTAGGCGGACATTCAGATATAATCATGGGAGCTTTAATTGTAAAAGACGCAAAATTAGCAGAAGATTTGCACTTTATTCAGTTTGCAGCAGGTGCTATTGCAGGTCCTATGGATTCTTTTTTAGCATTAAGAGGCATCAAAACATTACATCTTAGAATGCAACGTCATTGCGAGAATGCAATGGTAGTAGCTCGTTTTTTAAAAGAACATTCAAAAGTAGATGCTATTTATTATCCAGGTTTAGAAGACCATCCAAACCATGCTATTGCAAAAAAACAAATGAAAGCTTTTGGAGGCGTAGTTTCTTTCAGTTTAAAAGACAAAAGCAAAGAAGCTACTTTTAATTTTTTAGAGAACATTAAGTTTTTTACGTTGGCAGAATCTTTAGGAGGTGTAGAGAGTATGGTAAACCATTCTGCAACCATGTCGCATGCATCGATGCCAGAAGAAGAACGTTTAAAAATAGGAGTTACAGCTTCTTTAATTCGCTTAAGTGTTGGTATCGAAGATGTCGATGATTTACTTGCAGATTTAGAACAAGCATTAAACATATAA
- a CDS encoding DinB family protein — translation MKIQFDLLRTSRTLVLKELDGLTLEQIHTIPAGFKNNIAWNVAHLVVTQQLLNYKLAGLNCLCPEELIEDYKKGTTPTKNFTEEEFEEVKELLLGLPDTLEEDYEAGIFENYTEYPTSTGFVLNSIESAIAFNNFHEGIHYGIIRSIKKFL, via the coding sequence ATGAAAATACAATTTGATCTTTTAAGAACATCTCGCACATTAGTTTTAAAAGAATTAGACGGTTTAACTTTAGAGCAAATCCATACAATTCCTGCAGGTTTTAAAAACAATATTGCTTGGAATGTGGCACATTTAGTAGTTACACAACAACTTTTAAACTACAAGTTAGCAGGTTTAAACTGTTTATGTCCAGAAGAATTAATCGAAGATTATAAAAAAGGAACAACACCTACAAAAAACTTTACAGAAGAAGAATTTGAAGAAGTAAAAGAGTTGTTGTTAGGTTTGCCAGATACTTTAGAAGAAGATTATGAAGCAGGTATTTTCGAGAATTATACAGAGTACCCAACAAGTACAGGTTTTGTTTTAAATTCTATAGAAAGTGCGATTGCTTTTAACAATTTTCACGAAGGGATTCACTACGGAATCATAAGGTCTATCAAAAAGTTTTTATAA
- a CDS encoding arsenate reductase family protein, with protein sequence MKKVYFLQTCDTCRRILKEVNTDGFERQEIKANNVTTTQLEEMYALSGSYEALFNKRAKLYKAMDLKNQVLSEADYRQFLLDEYTFLKRPVFIVDDEIFIGNSKKVIEALKEKIG encoded by the coding sequence ATGAAGAAAGTCTATTTTTTACAAACTTGTGATACTTGCCGTAGAATTTTAAAAGAGGTAAATACAGATGGTTTTGAGCGACAAGAAATTAAAGCAAACAATGTTACAACGACGCAATTAGAAGAAATGTACGCACTTTCTGGTAGTTATGAGGCGCTTTTTAACAAACGTGCTAAGTTGTATAAGGCTATGGATTTAAAAAACCAAGTTTTGTCTGAGGCTGATTATAGACAGTTTTTGTTAGATGAGTACACGTTTTTAAAGCGTCCGGTTTTTATTGTTGATGATGAAATTTTTATTGGAAACAGTAAGAAAGTAATTGAAGCATTAAAAGAGAAGATTGGTTAA
- a CDS encoding DUF4252 domain-containing protein, giving the protein MKHLATLLFAFFITTISAQEAAFQNFYKVNKDQSTFSINLSASLAGSFLDNEEDGDLMNIIRKSSDFKLMIFNNQDNAVSSDFRKFSRKNHLKTLARVKENGSKAELFFIEKGNYIREIIIRANSDSDKMVLFGLKTKITHDELAAMISSSDIKVSSN; this is encoded by the coding sequence ATGAAACATTTAGCAACCCTTTTATTTGCATTTTTTATTACAACCATTTCTGCACAAGAGGCAGCATTTCAAAATTTTTATAAAGTTAATAAAGATCAATCAACATTTTCTATCAATTTATCAGCTTCTTTAGCGGGTTCTTTTTTAGATAATGAAGAAGATGGAGATTTAATGAACATTATTAGAAAATCTAGCGATTTTAAACTCATGATTTTTAATAATCAAGACAATGCGGTTTCTAGTGATTTTAGAAAATTTAGCAGAAAAAATCACTTAAAAACATTGGCACGCGTAAAAGAAAACGGAAGTAAAGCCGAATTATTTTTTATCGAAAAAGGCAATTACATCAGAGAAATAATTATTAGAGCCAATAGCGATTCAGATAAAATGGTCTTGTTTGGCTTAAAAACTAAAATTACGCATGATGAATTAGCAGCAATGATTTCTTCTTCAGATATAAAAGTTTCATCAAACTAA
- a CDS encoding glycosyltransferase family 4 protein: MSKPILIHTHFHKRRTGVTRSIENVLPFFDEKFETYIYGYNVEGNKISSSKLKSLLFSKKEVVVHCHRNNEIMRMLFFRFLGAKFKLIATRHAETTPSKLTLKLLKSADNVVTLIKSMSEKLGIENTIVGHGVNVNLFLPDNTKKLSNITQENIILCAGRVRKAKGQVVLLEAAKVLKQHSNWALAIVGKIDKPVFLEELQAIAKKHNIENQVYFVDETSDIISYYQASKIAVVPSFSEGFSLVTAEAMSCGCSVIATKNVGVHSSLITHAKNGYLFEAGTISELEKLILKSINNEIPHLGKQAREEILMNWSAKKEAENLIKVYQ, from the coding sequence ATGTCTAAACCAATTTTAATACATACACACTTTCATAAACGTAGAACTGGAGTTACTAGAAGTATAGAAAACGTGTTACCTTTTTTCGATGAAAAGTTCGAAACCTATATTTATGGTTATAATGTAGAAGGAAATAAAATTTCTTCATCAAAATTAAAATCATTATTATTTTCTAAGAAAGAAGTTGTGGTGCATTGCCATAGAAATAACGAAATAATGAGAATGTTATTTTTTCGTTTTTTAGGTGCAAAATTCAAATTAATTGCCACACGTCATGCAGAAACTACACCATCTAAACTTACTTTAAAGTTATTAAAAAGTGCGGACAATGTAGTTACACTTATTAAAAGTATGAGTGAAAAATTAGGGATAGAAAATACAATTGTTGGCCATGGTGTAAATGTTAATTTATTTTTGCCAGACAATACTAAAAAGCTTTCTAATATTACGCAAGAAAATATTATTTTGTGTGCAGGAAGAGTTCGTAAAGCAAAAGGACAAGTTGTTTTGTTAGAAGCGGCCAAGGTTTTAAAACAACATAGTAATTGGGCGTTAGCAATTGTTGGTAAAATAGACAAGCCTGTTTTTTTAGAAGAGCTACAGGCAATTGCTAAAAAACATAATATAGAAAATCAAGTTTATTTTGTAGATGAAACATCAGACATTATTTCTTATTATCAAGCATCAAAAATTGCTGTTGTTCCAAGTTTTTCTGAAGGTTTTTCTTTGGTTACAGCAGAAGCAATGTCTTGTGGTTGCTCTGTAATTGCAACTAAAAATGTAGGTGTGCATTCATCACTAATAACACATGCTAAAAATGGCTATTTATTTGAAGCAGGTACTATTTCTGAATTAGAAAAACTAATATTAAAATCTATAAATAATGAAATTCCGCATTTAGGAAAACAAGCAAGAGAAGAAATTTTAATGAATTGGAGTGCAAAGAAAGAAGCAGAAAACTTAATAAAAGTATACCAATAA
- a CDS encoding thymidine kinase, which produces MFLENTVNHSEQFGWIEVVCGSMFSGKTEELIRRLKRAQFAKQRVEIFKPAVDTRYDEEEVVSHNDNRIRSTPVPVASNIRLLATDVDVVGIDEAQFFDDEIVAVCNDLANRGIRVIVAGLDMDFKGNPFGPMPALMATAEYVTKVHAVCTHTGNLAHYSFRKAKNDDLVMLGETQEYEPLSRAAYYKAIQKQRILSQKDSESSSE; this is translated from the coding sequence ATGTTTCTCGAAAATACAGTAAATCATTCAGAACAATTTGGTTGGATAGAAGTTGTCTGCGGCTCCATGTTTTCTGGAAAAACAGAAGAACTTATTAGAAGATTAAAGCGTGCACAATTTGCAAAACAACGCGTAGAAATTTTTAAACCTGCGGTTGATACACGTTATGATGAAGAAGAAGTGGTATCTCATAATGATAATAGAATTCGCTCTACACCTGTGCCTGTAGCATCAAACATTCGCTTATTAGCTACAGATGTTGATGTTGTTGGTATTGATGAAGCTCAGTTTTTTGATGATGAAATTGTTGCCGTTTGCAATGATTTAGCAAACCGAGGCATTCGAGTAATTGTTGCAGGTTTAGACATGGATTTTAAAGGGAATCCTTTTGGTCCAATGCCTGCTTTAATGGCAACTGCAGAGTATGTTACAAAAGTACATGCTGTTTGTACACACACCGGAAACTTAGCGCATTACAGTTTTAGAAAAGCGAAAAATGATGATTTGGTAATGTTAGGGGAAACTCAAGAATATGAACCTTTAAGTAGGGCTGCGTATTACAAAGCAATACAAAAACAACGAATCTTAAGTCAAAAAGATTCTGAATCAAGTTCGGAATAA
- the alr gene encoding alanine racemase — MNNHVTVLEIDGNALLHNLNYFKEKLQPETKVLAVVKAFGYGSDAVQIAKFLEEKVDYFAVAYAIEGIALREAGVETPILVLHPHIQNITSIVEYRLEPCLYNFKIFDAFLKLADETPLMNYPIHLKFNTGLNRLGFWHTDIPTIITSLKETTHVKVQSLFSHLAASEDLEEQEFSINQINNFAYIAQQFYKHLGYEPMLHILNTSGVINYPKAQFDMVRIGIGLYGFGNDEKETAQLKNTHNLTSIISQIHIIEPGETVGYNRAFTAKRQSKTATIPIGHADGLSRRLGNKKGYVLINNQKAKIIGNVCMDMIMVDITKIDCKEGDEVIVFNNQEMIQHIADVSETIPYETLTAISQRVNKVLK, encoded by the coding sequence ATGAATAATCATGTTACAGTTTTAGAGATTGATGGAAATGCATTGTTGCACAATCTAAATTATTTTAAAGAAAAACTACAACCAGAAACAAAAGTTTTAGCTGTTGTTAAAGCTTTCGGATATGGAAGTGATGCCGTACAAATTGCTAAATTCTTAGAAGAAAAAGTAGACTATTTTGCAGTCGCTTACGCAATTGAAGGAATTGCTTTGCGTGAAGCTGGTGTAGAAACGCCTATTTTAGTTTTGCACCCACATATTCAGAATATAACATCTATTGTAGAATATAGGTTAGAACCTTGTTTATATAACTTTAAAATTTTTGATGCTTTTTTAAAATTAGCAGATGAAACTCCGTTAATGAATTACCCTATTCATCTAAAATTTAATACGGGTTTAAATAGATTAGGTTTTTGGCATACAGATATCCCTACAATAATTACCAGTTTAAAAGAAACAACACACGTTAAAGTACAATCTTTATTTTCTCACCTTGCTGCAAGTGAAGATCTAGAAGAGCAAGAGTTTAGCATCAACCAAATTAATAACTTTGCTTACATAGCGCAACAGTTTTACAAACACTTAGGTTACGAGCCTATGTTACATATCTTAAACACTTCAGGAGTTATAAACTACCCAAAAGCACAGTTTGATATGGTTAGAATTGGTATTGGTTTGTATGGTTTTGGTAATGATGAAAAAGAAACGGCGCAACTTAAAAACACACATAATTTAACATCTATTATCTCTCAAATTCATATTATAGAACCCGGAGAAACTGTTGGTTATAACAGAGCTTTTACAGCTAAAAGACAAAGTAAAACTGCTACAATACCTATTGGTCATGCAGATGGTTTGTCTAGAAGACTGGGTAATAAAAAAGGATATGTTCTTATCAATAATCAAAAAGCAAAAATTATTGGTAACGTTTGTATGGATATGATTATGGTAGATATTACTAAAATTGATTGTAAAGAAGGAGATGAAGTAATTGTCTTCAACAATCAAGAAATGATACAACACATTGCAGATGTTTCTGAAACAATACCGTACGAAACATTAACAGCAATTTCTCAACGTGTTAACAAAGTGTTAAAGTAG
- the mscL gene encoding large conductance mechanosensitive channel protein MscL, giving the protein MLKEFKEFITGGNVIEFAVAVIMAGAIGAVVKGFVSNIVMPIVGVFTGGVSLADQKYILSEAVLDAAGKVATPENAITYGAWIDTIINLIIVGFVMFMIVKAYNKTKKKEVPAPEAPKGPSQEDLLAEIRDLLAKK; this is encoded by the coding sequence ATGTTAAAAGAATTTAAAGAATTTATTACTGGTGGTAATGTAATTGAGTTTGCAGTAGCAGTAATTATGGCAGGTGCAATTGGTGCAGTTGTAAAAGGATTTGTAAGTAATATTGTGATGCCAATTGTTGGTGTATTTACAGGAGGCGTAAGTTTAGCAGATCAAAAATATATATTATCTGAAGCAGTTTTAGACGCAGCTGGTAAAGTAGCAACTCCAGAAAACGCAATTACTTATGGTGCTTGGATAGATACAATTATCAACTTAATTATTGTTGGTTTTGTAATGTTTATGATTGTAAAAGCATACAATAAAACAAAAAAGAAAGAAGTTCCAGCTCCTGAAGCTCCAAAAGGACCAAGTCAAGAAGATTTATTAGCAGAAATTAGAGATTTATTAGCTAAGAAATAA
- the truB gene encoding tRNA pseudouridine(55) synthase TruB, whose protein sequence is MTEEDFKNGQVLLIDKPLNWTSFQVVNKLRWEIRQRFKIKKIKVGHAGTLDPLATGLLIICTGKQTKEIHIYQGQEKEYTGTFTIGATTPSYDLESEIDKTYPTAHITEELLHETTQQFIGDIQQKPPIFSAIKKDGKRLYELARKGETTEINARTVTVSEFEITKINLPEVAFRVVCSKGTYIRSLAYDFGLALNSGAHLSALRRTKIGNFSVEKGVSVERFINDLQEDTLES, encoded by the coding sequence ATGACTGAAGAAGATTTTAAAAATGGTCAAGTTTTATTAATTGATAAGCCTTTAAATTGGACCTCCTTTCAAGTAGTTAATAAGCTTAGATGGGAAATAAGACAACGCTTTAAGATTAAGAAAATTAAAGTGGGGCATGCAGGTACTTTAGATCCGCTTGCAACAGGTTTGTTAATTATTTGTACAGGTAAGCAAACAAAAGAAATACACATTTATCAAGGGCAAGAAAAAGAATATACAGGTACATTTACAATAGGAGCTACAACACCAAGTTACGATTTAGAATCAGAAATAGATAAAACCTATCCAACAGCCCATATTACAGAAGAATTATTACACGAGACTACTCAACAGTTTATAGGTGATATTCAGCAAAAACCACCAATTTTTTCAGCAATAAAAAAAGATGGTAAACGTTTGTATGAGTTGGCAAGAAAAGGAGAAACTACAGAGATTAATGCAAGAACTGTAACTGTTTCAGAATTTGAAATCACAAAAATAAATTTACCAGAAGTAGCATTTAGAGTTGTTTGTAGTAAAGGAACTTATATCCGTTCTTTAGCATACGACTTTGGCTTAGCCTTAAACTCAGGCGCACATTTATCAGCATTAAGAAGAACCAAAATTGGTAATTTTTCTGTAGAAAAAGGAGTTTCTGTAGAGCGTTTTATTAATGATTTACAAGAAGATACTTTAGAATCTTAA
- a CDS encoding undecaprenyl-diphosphate phosphatase yields MNLIETIILAVIEGITEYLPVSSTGHMIIASSFMKIATDDFTKLFTIVIQLGAILSVVVLYWKRFFQSIDFYFKLLIAFIPAVVLGLLLNDVIDSLLESPVTVAISLIIGGFILLKVDDWFKSNEVYDKENPTAHTEISYMTALKIGFFQCLAMIPGTSRSGASIVGGMTQKINRKAAAEFSFFLAVPTMLGATAYKIYKYYKAGFELSSDQVNYLIVGNIIAFVVALIAIKSFIDYLSKKGFKIFGYYRIVLGIALLVIHFFIYRLTI; encoded by the coding sequence ATGAATTTAATAGAAACAATTATTTTAGCTGTTATTGAAGGAATAACAGAATATCTGCCTGTGTCATCTACTGGCCACATGATTATTGCATCGTCTTTTATGAAAATTGCTACAGACGATTTTACCAAACTTTTTACCATTGTAATTCAATTAGGCGCTATTTTATCTGTGGTTGTTTTGTATTGGAAACGATTTTTTCAGAGTATCGATTTTTACTTTAAATTATTAATAGCATTTATACCAGCAGTAGTTTTAGGTCTGTTATTAAATGATGTAATAGATAGTTTGTTAGAAAGTCCGGTAACGGTTGCTATTTCTTTAATTATTGGTGGTTTTATCCTCTTAAAAGTAGATGATTGGTTTAAATCTAATGAAGTTTATGATAAAGAAAACCCAACAGCGCATACAGAAATAAGTTATATGACTGCGTTAAAAATTGGTTTCTTTCAATGTTTAGCAATGATTCCTGGTACCTCTAGAAGTGGTGCAAGTATTGTTGGGGGTATGACTCAAAAAATTAATAGAAAAGCTGCAGCAGAATTTTCATTCTTCTTAGCAGTGCCAACCATGTTAGGAGCAACTGCATATAAAATTTATAAATACTATAAAGCAGGTTTTGAGTTATCTTCAGATCAGGTTAATTATTTAATTGTTGGTAATATTATTGCTTTTGTAGTGGCTTTAATTGCTATAAAATCATTTATAGATTATTTAAGTAAAAAAGGGTTTAAGATTTTTGGTTATTACAGAATTGTATTGGGAATTGCGTTATTAGTAATTCATTTTTTCATTTATAGATTAACAATATAA
- a CDS encoding DUF3098 domain-containing protein has product MENENTQQPAFLFGKKNYIIMIVGIIFIALGFIFMAGGGSDNPEVFNEEIYNWQRIRLAPTLVIIGLGIEIYAILANPKK; this is encoded by the coding sequence ATGGAAAACGAAAACACACAACAACCAGCTTTTTTATTTGGTAAAAAAAATTATATAATCATGATTGTTGGTATCATTTTTATTGCTCTAGGTTTTATATTTATGGCAGGTGGCGGAAGTGATAATCCTGAGGTTTTTAATGAAGAAATATACAACTGGCAACGTATTCGTTTAGCACCAACATTAGTAATTATTGGTTTAGGAATTGAAATTTATGCTATTTTAGCAAATCCAAAAAAATAA
- a CDS encoding cell division protein FtsX — MSSKFDAYQKRRLLSSYFSVVVSIALVLFMVGILGLVLLKSTFVANRVKEKVAITLFLKDNVSTKNRNNFKESLQKEAFTRTIIYTSKEKAAKIYSEEIGEDFLKFLGENPLKNGIDIYLKADFVTPEKMQELEERFLKNAFVSDVSYDKPLINLLTKNIKRISFWLLVVSGFFGLVAMILINSSIRLSIYSKRFNIKTMQMVGATKGFIRRPFIWQSIKLGILGALLAIIALGVVVYYVDKYAPSLALIKDYVTLGYLVGGVFIAAFLITWISTFFATQRFLNLKTDELYY; from the coding sequence ATGTCTTCTAAATTTGATGCTTATCAAAAACGACGACTGCTATCTTCTTACTTTTCAGTAGTAGTAAGTATAGCTTTAGTACTTTTTATGGTCGGTATTTTGGGGTTGGTTTTGTTAAAATCGACCTTTGTTGCTAATCGTGTAAAAGAAAAAGTAGCAATTACGTTGTTCTTAAAAGACAATGTTTCTACAAAAAATAGAAATAATTTTAAAGAATCTTTACAAAAGGAGGCTTTTACTAGAACAATTATTTATACAAGTAAAGAAAAAGCAGCAAAAATTTATAGTGAAGAAATTGGTGAAGATTTTCTTAAATTTTTAGGAGAGAATCCTTTAAAAAACGGCATTGATATTTATTTAAAAGCCGATTTTGTAACTCCAGAAAAAATGCAAGAGCTAGAAGAACGTTTTCTTAAAAATGCTTTTGTATCGGATGTTTCTTATGACAAACCATTAATTAATTTATTAACCAAAAACATAAAACGAATTAGCTTTTGGCTGTTAGTTGTAAGTGGTTTTTTTGGTTTAGTGGCTATGATTTTAATTAATAGCTCAATAAGATTGTCTATATATTCTAAACGATTTAATATTAAAACCATGCAAATGGTAGGCGCTACAAAAGGGTTTATTAGAAGACCTTTTATTTGGCAAAGCATAAAACTAGGTATATTAGGCGCTCTTTTAGCTATTATAGCATTGGGAGTTGTTGTTTATTATGTAGATAAATATGCACCTAGTTTAGCGTTAATTAAAGATTATGTTACGTTAGGGTATTTAGTAGGAGGCGTGTTTATTGCTGCCTTTTTAATTACTTGGATTAGTACCTTTTTTGCTACACAACGTTTTTTAAACTTAAAAACAGACGAACTTTATTATTAA
- the mce gene encoding methylmalonyl-CoA epimerase, with the protein MDKIEHIGIAVKDLEKSNQLFASLFGKPHYKTEEVASEGVKTSFFQSGPNKIELLEATHPESPIAKFIEKKGEGIHHIAFAVTDIKAEIERLQKEGFVVLNKQPKKGADHKLVVFLHPKSTNGVLIELCQEIDSLK; encoded by the coding sequence ATGGATAAAATAGAACATATTGGCATTGCTGTAAAAGATTTAGAAAAGTCTAATCAGTTATTTGCTTCACTTTTTGGGAAACCACACTATAAAACGGAAGAGGTTGCTTCTGAAGGTGTAAAAACTTCTTTTTTTCAATCTGGTCCCAATAAAATAGAATTGTTAGAAGCTACACATCCAGAAAGCCCTATTGCTAAGTTTATCGAGAAAAAAGGAGAGGGAATTCATCATATTGCTTTTGCTGTTACAGATATAAAAGCAGAGATAGAAAGACTTCAAAAAGAAGGTTTTGTGGTTTTAAATAAGCAGCCAAAAAAAGGAGCAGATCATAAATTAGTTGTTTTTTTACATCCAAAATCTACCAATGGAGTTCTTATTGAGTTATGTCAAGAAATAGATTCGTTAAAATAA
- a CDS encoding TIGR02594 family protein — MKNLLSVAINEIGVKEIAGSRHSKRILEYAKESGFPWVNDDETPWCSIFMNWVTKKAGLKNSNSAAARSWLNVGESVNNPEPGDVVVYYRGDFNSWQGHVGIFMGFSADGSRIYTLGGNQLDAVSISAYAADKLLGFRRLNPSRKPILPKPILKRGSKGEEVVKLQNILKSLDYAVGTSDGDFGPKTQNALILLQSTEFGREANGVYDEGTKIYINSLLENRS; from the coding sequence ATGAAAAATTTATTAAGTGTTGCAATTAATGAAATAGGGGTAAAGGAAATAGCAGGAAGTAGACATAGCAAGCGCATTTTAGAGTACGCAAAAGAATCTGGTTTTCCTTGGGTTAATGATGATGAAACTCCTTGGTGTAGCATTTTTATGAATTGGGTAACTAAAAAAGCCGGATTAAAAAATAGCAACTCTGCAGCTGCACGTTCTTGGCTAAATGTAGGCGAATCGGTAAATAATCCAGAACCTGGTGATGTGGTTGTTTATTATAGAGGAGACTTTAATTCATGGCAAGGTCATGTTGGTATTTTTATGGGGTTTTCTGCAGATGGAAGCAGAATTTACACTTTAGGAGGAAATCAATTAGATGCCGTATCTATTTCGGCTTATGCAGCCGATAAATTATTAGGTTTTAGAAGATTAAATCCCAGTAGAAAACCAATTTTACCAAAACCAATTTTAAAAAGAGGATCTAAAGGAGAAGAAGTTGTAAAGCTGCAAAATATCTTAAAAAGTCTAGACTACGCTGTAGGAACTTCAGATGGAGACTTTGGCCCAAAAACACAAAACGCACTTATCTTATTACAATCTACAGAATTTGGTAGAGAAGCTAACGGAGTTTATGATGAAGGTACCAAAATATACATCAATTCTTTATTAGAAAATAGAAGCTAA